DNA sequence from the Alphaproteobacteria bacterium genome:
ATAGGCAAGCCAGGCCGCCATGACCAGGTAATCCCCGGCGACTTCCAGCCGCAAGCGCCGCGCCGTCGTGATATAGGCAAGATATTGCTCGGCAAGCGCCAGAATCGAAATGGAGCCGAGATCGACCTTTTGCTCATGGGCGAGATTGAGCAACAGGTCGAGCGGCCCGTCATAATTGCCAAGCTTGACGACCAGATCGTAATTCGATCCGCCGTCTTCCTGTTCGTTTGATGTCGCTGTCTCGGTCATGGCCCTGAGAATACCTGCATTTTCTTGATTCGGGAAAGAATAGAATATAGGCTCCCCGGCATCGGAATTAACCATAATGGAGGTTATCATGGCCGGCGTGATTTCTCTATGGGTAGCCACCGCCCGCCAGCTTTATGCGCATAGAAAAATCAAAATGGCCTACAGAGCCTATGCGCGCCAACTGCCGCAGTTGATAAAGGAACATAACAAAGAATGGATTGCCATGGACTGGAACCCCTTGACGGGTGCCAAACAGGTTGCGATCGCGCCGACCGCACAACAACTTTATGATCATCTCAATAAAAGAGAAATTCCTATCCACCCGCTGCTGATCCGACGGATCGAAGAACAAAAGAAAAAACTCCAGCTTAATTGGTAATCCATAAAACAGAGCGGTTGAGCCTCAAGGCGTTCTCGGGTTTATGCCAGCGCGGCCTCCAGGCGACGATAAAGTTCCTGGGCCAATAACGGTCGCTCGGGCTGATGAATGGCCCGTTTCGCCTTTTCCCAGCGCGACCAGGCCTGTTCGGTCATGGGTGGCAGCCCGGCGGCGAGATCATGCATATCGGCAACCTTGCTATTACAAATAAGCGCGACATCCGATCCCGCCGCGAGCGCCAGCCGCGCCCGGTCGGACAGCGCGCCGCCAAGCGCCCCCATATCCAGATCGTCCGTTATCAATAATCCATCGAAGCCGATTTCCCCGCGAATGATATCGCGGACAATCGCGGGCGATTGCGAAGCGGGCAGCACGGGATCGATGGCGGGAAAAAGAATATGGCTGCTCATGCCGACGGGCAGATGGCGCAGCCGCCGGAACGGCTCAAAATCCGGCGCGAGTTCGGCGCGGCTTTGATAAACCGTCGGCAGCTCGACATGCGGATCGACGACGGCCCTCCCATGGCCCGGCATATGCTTGATGACCGGCAAGAC
Encoded proteins:
- the nagZ gene encoding beta-N-acetylhexosaminidase; protein product: MPRPERKFPAPLICGCSGTELTEEERDFFASVSPFGFILMGRNCVTKDQARALIAELRASVGRDDAPILIDQEGGRVARLKPPHWPKFPPAASLGMLYARDHALGLDMARIAGSLIGDELRQIGVTVNCAPVLDIAHPETHQAIGDRAFATDPEAVAALGQAYADGLLSQGVLPVIKHMPGHGRAVVDPHVELPTVYQSRAELAPDFEPFRRLRHLPVGMSSHILFPAIDPVLPASQSPAIVRDIIRGEIGFDGLLITDDLDMGALGGALSDRARLALAAGSDVALICNSKVADMHDLAAGLPPMTEQAWSRWEKAKRAIHQPERPLLAQELYRRLEAALA